GGGCGTTGAGCAGCTGCTGGCGAGCCAGGTGGACCTGCGCGAGCACGGCCATCTGCGCCGAGACGCGCCGCTGGTCGGCGAGCATGACGCCGGCTTCGGCCAGCTTCATTTGCGTCGGGCCGGTGAGCAGGTTGAACAGGTTGAACGAGAGCTGCACGCCGGCCTCGTTCCACTGGCGGTTCACCAGGTAGCTGTCGGTGTCGTAGTTCACGCCATAGCTGAAGTTCAGGCTCGGAAACAGGCGTACCAGAGTCTTGCGCGTCTCTTCACGGGCGATGCGGGCGTTGTAGTGCTGCTCACGCACGTCCGCATTGGCAGTCATGGCGACTTCTTCCATGGTCGCGACCGGCACTTCGAGCGCTACGCGATCGAGGGCGAACTCGGGCTCGACCAGGGTAATCGGTTGGCCGATCGGCGCGTTGATCAGCGCCGCCAGCTCGGTCTGCGCGGTGGACAGCTCCTGCTCGATGGCTTCGAGCAGGCGCAGGTTTTCCAGCACCTGACGCTGGTAGCGCAGCGAGTCGAGCGGGTTGCGCAGGCGCTCAGCCTCGGCCTGGCGCGCATCGGCGAGCGCTTCCTCGGCCATCAGGGTCGCGGCATGCACGTCGGCCTGCAGTTTCTGCGCGCTGACAGCACGCCAGAAGGCGGTGCGTACGTCCTGCATGAGCAGGTGCATGGCCTTGCGGCGTTTCTCGCTGGCGATCAGCACCCGGTCGGCCTGTTGGCGCGCGCCGTAGTAGCCCATGCCGAGGTCCAGCATGTTCCAGCTCAGGCCCAGCGAGCTGACGGTGTGGTCACGCTCCTGAGAGATGAAGCGCGATTCGGAGAGCGAGCCATCCTCGGCGTTGCGGCTCTGGCTGATCTTGTCGTTGTTGCGCGAGGTGTAGCCGGCTTGTGCAAGCAGCTTGGGCAGCATGTCGTAGCGGGCCACGTCGAGCTGCTGGAAGGCCAGCGCCTGCTCCATCATCCGCGCACGACGATCGAGGTTGTACTTGAGCGCGCGAGCCAGCGCCTGATCGAGCGACAGCGCGCCGACAATCGGCTCGACATCCGCCTGGGCGGTGCTGAGGTCAGCGCGCCCCTGCTCGGCCAGCGCCTGTTCGGTGAAAGGACGCGGCTCGATGCTCGAGCAAGCCGTCAGGCTCAGCGCGGTCACGAGGGCAAGGGTCAGCTTAGTCGGGGTCAGGTGCTTCATTGATTCGTCTGCGATCGGGTCTAGGTCACGCCTGGCCTGCGGCCGGCATCCGGTGGAGCGAATAACGTTTCGCACGGGCGCAGTGATCCCTCACAGCACATAGAAGTGCTCCGATCGCATCGATATCCAAAAGAGGCGAGTCGTCAGTAAACCGACCGTACCTGGCCGGGTTGACCTGCTGCTGCAACCGCAGGACGCGGAATGCAGTGATGGTTTCTTGTCGTTATCGGTAGATGGAGCAAATGTTGAGCCCAACTAGCGCGGAGAATTTATAAACCCGACGAGCTGCGCTGTATACGGGGCCGCTATTAGACATAAGCACCCTACCCCCACCACGGAGCGCAGAGCCAAGGGACAGCGTTAGCGCCGCGCTCGGACCTGGCTGGCGGTGTAAACCCTTCAGCTTCTGGAGGTGGGATCGTTGAATTGCATAGTCTGCTTTCGGCCAAGAGCAGCCCTTCGTTGACGTGGCTTGTCGACTCCTTTCGTCTCAGCTCCTCAGCTAAGACTGATCAAGCAGCGCGTGACTTTCTTAGCCTGCCTCATGCTCACAATCAGAGAATACTCACCCCACAGTGCGCACAGGCAAGCTACGCACCTGTTTGCCGGTTGCAGCAAAGATGACATTGCATAGCGCCGGTGCCACTGGCGGCACTGGGGGTACGCCTACACCACTAGGTGGTAGGTTGTGGTCGTCGTTAACTAGATGGGTACGGCTCGTTCGCGGAGATGCGTTATGGGGCAGCACTTCGTAGTCGTGGAAGTTGCTTTGGGTTACACGCCCATTCCCAAAAGGGATCTCGCCACTCAGCGCCATGCTCAGCCCCATGATGGCGCCACCTTCGAGCTGCGCACGAATACGTTCCGGGTTGACTTGTGGGCCGCAGTCAATCGCCATATCGACGCTCATCACTCGCACCTTGTTGGCGTTCTTCGACTGCTCTAATCGCACTGATCCGTCCGTCACCGTACTAGGGGCGGCAAGCCATCTTGGGCATTGAATTGACCTCTTCGCAATATTCCTATGCGAACACCATATATTCTATTGAAATTATCATATTCTAGGCACTATGCTGTGAGCACGCCCACTGGAGTGCTCGCCATGCGCAGCAAAGAAAAAATCGACGACGAAATTTCAATTCGACTTGAAGACCAGCTTTGCCACTATGCAACACCCAATCTCAGGATTCTCCGCTCAGACCTAGAGAAAGAGGTCGCAGCGGCTTACCGCGGCCATCTGGAAGCTGAAGCAGAGAAGTACAGGTGCGATGTAAATGAACTCGATCGGGTCCTGGATGGATCCACACGCTTCTTGAGCATCGCCGAGCGCTGCTTTGACTACGCAGTTAATGGGCAGCTGAAGTCAGGCGGCATCGAATTGGAAGATCATGACTGGTTGGATTTTGCATCCTTCATCAATCAGGCTCGTTGGGATGCCGAGTTTCACTCCGTGAACTCTCTGCCTCTCAGGTTGGAACAGGTGTTCAAGCTTGCATCGGTAAGAGCAAGACTGGACTGCGACATTCATGAGGATGTTGCCTACAACGCTCTACCCGAGATCCTGCGAAATACAGCCGAGGGCTACCTGACCCTCAACGACATCGCCTTCCTGGCCGGGATGACTGAGAAAGCAGTGCGCAATGCCGCACAGCCCAAGGTTGAAGATCGCCTAGTGACTAGCAAGAAAGGCGCTCGGACTGTCGTCGACTCGCACGAAGCTCTGCGTTGGCTGAATGGCCGCCGGCTGTTCATAGCAACTCAGTTTGTGTGAGGTGACGCCATGATCCTCACTAAACACGCCGAACAACGCTGCCAGGAAAGGCTGATCAGCTCCAAGCAGTTGGATTGGCTGCTCTGCTACGGCGAAGAAAGCCACAATCGCGGAGTTTGCCTGTTCCATTTTGACAGGGATAGCTATCTGCAGTTGCTCAAAGACGTGGACTCGAGCGATCTGGAGCTCGCCCTGCACAGTCGCAACATCTACGCAGTGATCACCGAAGAGGTAGTCATTACGGCGGGTTACCGAGACGCACGTCTTAAGCCAACGAAATCCCATAAACGCACTCGGCGGGATGTACCCACCCACGCCGCTGAACGTCGCCTGCTAAACCGCAAACGCTAATCAAGGAATGAACATGAGCCTTTTTGAAAAATTCACGCCGCTGCTGTCCAATAAC
This DNA window, taken from Stutzerimonas stutzeri, encodes the following:
- a CDS encoding TolC family protein, whose translation is MKHLTPTKLTLALVTALSLTACSSIEPRPFTEQALAEQGRADLSTAQADVEPIVGALSLDQALARALKYNLDRRARMMEQALAFQQLDVARYDMLPKLLAQAGYTSRNNDKISQSRNAEDGSLSESRFISQERDHTVSSLGLSWNMLDLGMGYYGARQQADRVLIASEKRRKAMHLLMQDVRTAFWRAVSAQKLQADVHAATLMAEEALADARQAEAERLRNPLDSLRYQRQVLENLRLLEAIEQELSTAQTELAALINAPIGQPITLVEPEFALDRVALEVPVATMEEVAMTANADVREQHYNARIAREETRKTLVRLFPSLNFSYGVNYDTDSYLVNRQWNEAGVQLSFNLFNLLTGPTQMKLAEAGVMLADQRRVSAQMAVLAQVHLARQQLLNAQHQFERADAIWQIDHRISEHMDNREAIQVQSKLDRVANQTTAILSLLRRYQALAQAQTAEARLQATLGVEPEIGSVSDQSLGALTNSLTASHGGWDQLAARAAKDGSQ
- a CDS encoding molybdopterin cofactor-binding domain-containing protein gives rise to the protein MTDGSVRLEQSKNANKVRVMSVDMAIDCGPQVNPERIRAQLEGGAIMGLSMALSGEIPFGNGRVTQSNFHDYEVLPHNASPRTSRTHLVNDDHNLPPSGVGVPPVPPVAPALCNVIFAATGKQVRSLPVRTVG